A window of the Hevea brasiliensis isolate MT/VB/25A 57/8 chromosome 6, ASM3005281v1, whole genome shotgun sequence genome harbors these coding sequences:
- the LOC110644859 gene encoding putative leucine-rich repeat receptor-like serine/threonine-protein kinase At2g24130, producing the protein MTYLAFLLLLIHCWILTHPFAVSNYSLLTDRDALLAFKTSIVSDPRAILANWIGAVYVCNFTGVTCGQNYHRVVRLELGGKELTGQLSPVLSNLTSLRVLNLMDNHFYGIIPPEFSSLHHLHHLQLDMNSLHGSIPESFAFLSELSLVTLMDNNLTGPIPRSLFSNCTLLGNVDLSINFLTGKIPEGIGNCPNLWTLNLYNNQLTGQLPLSLSNNSLFNVDVEVNHLSGELPANVIGKLPSLFLLHLSYNEMVSHDHNTNLEPFFTALGNCTDLEELELAGMGLGGRLPNSIGRPGAQLYSMLLQENNIYGSIPSNIAYLSNLIVLNLTSNSLNETISAEISQLLNLEQLFLSHNFFTGTIPAALGQLPELSLLDLSNNQFSGEIPPSLGNLVQVNSMFLNNNLLSGTIPPELGKCDLYKLDLSFNALTGSIPKEILHEIRIFLNLSHNHLDGRLPVELSKLEKVQEIDVSSNSITGNLFPEISNCTALRMINFSHNSLQGNLPDSLGDLKYLESIDVSGNNLSGLIPTSLNKLQALSFLNLSFNNFGGPIPSGGIFNVVTNLSFLGNPHLCGSISGMSTCSKSRKWFG; encoded by the coding sequence ATGACCTACTTAGCTTTCCTCCTGCTGCTAATCCATTGCTGGATTTTAACACACCCTTTTGCAGTTTCAAACTACTCCTTGCTCACAGACAGGGATGCTCTTCTAGCATTTAAAACCAGCATAGTTTCTGATCCCAGAGCCATTCTCGCAAACTGGATTGGAGCTGTCTATGTGTGCAACTTCACAGGTGTCACATGTGGCCAAAATTATCACCGAGTGGTGCGACTTGAACTGGGGGGAAAAGAACTCACAGGGCAACTTTCACCTGTTCTTTCAAATCTCACGTCCCTTCGAGTCCTGAACCTCATGGACAATCACTTCTATGGCATTATTCCTCCTGAATTTTCTTCTCTTCATCACCTGCATCATCTCCAGCTAGACATGAACAGTCTACATGGCTCAATACCGGAATCCTTCGCCTTTCTTTCGGAACTCTCCCTAGTAACTCTCATGGATAACAATTTAACTGGGCCAATTCCACGTTCCTTATTCTCAAACTGCACTTTATTAGGAAACGTTGACCTGTCCATCAACTTCCTGACAGGAAAAATTCCTGAAGGAATTGGAAACTGTCCAAACCTATGGACCTTAAATTTGTACAACAATCAACTAACTGGACAACTTCCTTTATCCTTATCCAATAATTCACTGTTTAATGTAGATGTGGAAGTTAACCATCTTTCTGGTGAATTACCTGCAAATGTTATCGGGAAGCTACCTTCACTTTTCCTACTTCATTTATCGTATAATGAAATGGTCAGTCATGATCATAATACCAATCTTGAACCATTCTTCACTGCCCTTGGAAATTGCACGGACTTAGAAGAGCTAGAACTGGCTGGCATGGGCCTTGGAGGAAGATTGCCCAATTCCATTGGCCGACCTGGTGCTCAACTATATTCTATGCTGCTGCAAGAAAACAATATTTATGGATCAATTCCTTCAAATATAGCTTACCTTTCTAATCTCATTGTGCTGAACTTGACATCCAATTCTCTAAACGAAACCATTTCAGCAGAGATCAGTCAGTTGCTCAACTTAGAGCAACTTTTCTTATCACACAACTTTTTCACTGGTACAATTCCAGCAGCGTTAGGCCAATTACCTGAACTTAGTCTGCTTGATCTATCAAATAATCAATTCTCTGGAGAAATCCCTCCAAGTTTAGGGAATTTGGTTCAGGTGAATTCCATGTTTCTCAACAACAACCTCCTTTCAGGAACTATTCCTCCAGAATTAGGAAAGTGTGATCTTTACAAGCTAGACTTGTCCTTTAATGCATTGACAGGGAGCATCCCTAAGGAAATACTGCACGAGATCAGGATATTTCTCAACCTTTCGCATAATCATCTTGACGGGCGATTGCCAGTTGAGCTCAGCAAGCTGGAAAAAGTTCAAgaaatagatgtttcatcaaataGCATCACTGGCAATTTATTCCCTGAGATATCAAACTGCACTGCACTGAGAATGATAAATTTCTCGCACAATTCTCTTCAAGGGAACCTTCCTGATTCACTTGGTGATCTAAAGTACCTGGAATCCATTGATGTTTCAGGAAACAACCTTTCTGGATTGATCCCAACAAGCCTGAACAAGCTTCAAGCCCTCAGCTTTCTAAATCTTTCTTTTAACAACTTTGGAGGACCAATTCCCTCAGGTGGTATCTTCAATGTAGTcacaaacttatctttcttgggcAATCCACATCTCTGTGGTTCAATTTCTGGCATGTCCACTTGCTCTAAGAGCAGAAAATGGTTCGGCTAA